A window of Pseudomonas mucidolens contains these coding sequences:
- a CDS encoding DUF2388 domain-containing protein → MSRLRLLSAAALLTLAANASASSFIMTTDSIVGALKATSDASSDATSSLRDNKVVRAARDDAASFVASEGAIRGVKLESALAQIRQQAPQLNTATDAQLAQAILAI, encoded by the coding sequence ATGTCCCGTCTACGCCTGCTAAGCGCTGCTGCCTTATTGACCCTGGCTGCCAACGCGAGTGCCTCGAGCTTCATCATGACCACCGACTCGATCGTCGGCGCGTTGAAAGCCACATCTGACGCCTCCTCTGATGCCACATCGTCCCTGCGCGACAATAAAGTCGTGCGCGCTGCCCGTGACGACGCTGCCAGCTTCGTTGCCAGCGAAGGCGCGATTCGCGGTGTGAAACTGGAAAGCGCGCTGGCGCAGATCCGCCAACAAGCGCCGCAACTGAACACCGCTACTGACGCTCAGTTGGCCCAGGCAATCCTGGCTATCTGA